The proteins below come from a single Triticum aestivum cultivar Chinese Spring chromosome 5D, IWGSC CS RefSeq v2.1, whole genome shotgun sequence genomic window:
- the LOC123119625 gene encoding uncharacterized protein — MDKKQGFFSALREEVARGLSPARARRRAEEVAAAKAALRYAGGGGGEALAPLMEGPDPEEAGGGEGAGRARRDGWGRWVRGQLARAPSSGPVASAGGAGAARRNDLRMLLGVMGAALAPVHVCAAEPLPHLSIKDTPIETSSAQYILQQYLAASGGQKLLSSIRNSYAMGKVRMVATECETAGRVVRNRMAARCAEPGRFVLWQMAPEMWYIELAVGGSKVHAGCNGKLVWRHTPWLGAHSAKGPVRPLRRSLQGLDPLTTASMFAGARCIGERKVNGDDCFILKLCADPETLRARSEGLAEIIRHVLFGYFSQKTGLLVHLEDSHLTRIQSTTGGDAVYWETTINSFIEDYRPVEGIMIAHAGRSAVTLFRFGEVAMSHTKTRMEEAWSIEEVAFNVPGLSMDCFIPPTDIKSGSISETVELPQSGKSKAGGLLPCHGAKVAALEKADDNVAWSGALQRDCK; from the exons ATGGACAAGAAGCAGGGCTTCTTCTCGGCGCTGCGGGAGGAGGTGGCCCGCGGGCTGTcgccggcgcgggcgcggcggagggccgaggaggtggcggcggcgaaggcggcacTGCGGTacgcggggggcggcggcggggaggcgctcgCGCCGCTCATGGAGGGCCCGGAtccggaggaggccggcggcggcgagggcgccgggcgcgcgcggagggacgGGTGGGGCCGCTGGGTCCGCGGCCAGCTCGCGCGCGCGCCGTCGTCCGGGCCGGTGGCCTCCGCAGGAGGCGCCGGCGCGGCGAGGCGGAACGACTTGAGGATGCTGCTCGGGGTCATGGGCGCGGCGCTCGCGCCCGTGCATGTCTGCGCCGCCGAGCCGCTCCCGCACCTCAGCATCAAGGACACCCCCATT GAGACTTCGTCGGCGCAGTACATTCTGCAGCAGTATCTGGCTGCCTCCGGCGGGCAGAAGCTCCTCTCCTCAATCCGCAACTCGTATGCCATGGGGAAGGTGCGCATGGTGGCTACTGAGTGCGAGACAGCAGGCCGTGTCGTGAGGAACCGCATGGCGGCGCGCTGTGCTGAGCCTGGCCGCTTCGTGCTGTGGCAGATGGCTCCCGAGATGTGGTACATTGAGCTGGCTGTTGGTGGGAGCAAGGTGCACGCCGGATGCAACGGCAAGCTCGTCTGGCGCCACACCCCATGGCTTGGTGCACATTCTGCCAAGGGGCCTGTCCGCCCTCTCCGCCGCTCGCTTCAG gGTCTGGATCCTTTGACCACAGCAAGCATGTTTGCTGGTGCACGCTGCATTGGAGAGAGGAAGGTGAATGGGGACGATTGCTTCATTCTGAAGCTGTGTGCTGATCCTGAGACGCTAAGAGCACGCAGCGAGGGGCTCGCGGAGATCATCCGGCATGTCCTCTTTGGGTACTTCAGCCAGAAGACCGGGCTTCTTGTCCACCTCGAAGATTCCCACCTCACTCGAATTCAGTCCACAACCGGAGGTGATGCGGTTTACTGGGAGACTACCATCAATTCATTCATCGAGGACTACCGGCCAGTGGAGGGGATAATGATTGCACATGCTGGGCGCTCGGCCGTGACCCTCTTCCGTTTCGGAGAGGTTGCCATGAGCCACACCAAGACTCGCATGGAGGAGGCATGGAGCATCGAGGAGGTCGCGTTCAATGTTCCCGGTCTCTCCATGGACTGCTTCATCCCACCCACCGATATCAAGTCTGGATCCATCAGTGAGACCGTGGAGCTTCCGCAGAGTGGGAAGAGCAAGGCCGGCGGTCTTCTCCCGTGCCATGGTGCCAAGGTTGCTGCTCTAGAGAAGGCCGATGATAATGTTGCGTGGAGCGGAGCCCTGCAGCGAGATTGCAAGTGA